The Candidatus Beckwithbacteria bacterium region TAGCTGGAGCCGTAGCTACCGAAATTGGTTTGATCGCTGATCCCAAACAAGTTATGTTAGGCGAAGATTTGCTACAGCTTACGCCACGCAAGCAAAAAGAAGCAGTGGAAAGTTATAGTGTTTTTGCCAGAGTTTCGCCCCAAACCAAACACCATATTATTGAACTATTGGAACAGCAATTTGAAGTAGGATATTTAGGAGAAGGGATCAATGATGCGCCAGCTTTAAAAGCTGCTAATGTTGCTCTGGTAGTGCAAGGAGCTTCAGACATTGCCAGAGAAGCAGCTGATATTATTTTACTCAAATCAAGTTTGAAAGTAATTGTAGATGGGATCGAAGAAGGTCGGGAAGTTTTTGCCAATACCTTAAAATATATCAAAATTACTTTATCTTCTAATTTTGGCAATTTCTTTGCGGTGGCTATTTCCTCTTTAGTAATCCCTTTTTTACCGATGCTGCCAATTCAGATTTTGTTGGTCAATTTACTTTCTGATTTTCCGCTAATTGCAGTAGCCACTGATTCAGTTGATCCTGCTGAGGTCAAAAAACCAGAAAGCTACAATCTCAAAGAATTTGCTTTAATCGCCACTACCATGGGCTTAGTCAGTACGGTTTTTGACTTTATTTTCTTTGGGATGTTTTTTAAATACTCACCTTCAGTTTTGCAAACCAATTGGTATATTGGCAGTATTCTCACTGAATTAATCTTGATGTATTCGCTGCGGACCCGTTCGGTCTTTTTCAAAGCCAAGCTGCCTTCTTTAACCATTATTATTCTCTCAATCTTAGCGATTGGAACCACGATTGCCTTACCATTTACTCATTTTGGTCAATCAATTTTCCAATTTACACCACCAACTCCATACTTTCTGACTATTATTATTGGTCTTGTTTTGCTATATTTCCTGTCTACTGAAATTGTCAAACGTTTCTTCTATAAGCTGGTACAGAGTTAGGTATAATAGCTTTAATTACAAATTACTATCCACCTATGAAAATTGGTATTTTTTCAGATACACATGATAATGTTGCTAATTTAGAAAAAGCACATCAAATTTTTAATAATCACAATATTGAATTGGCTCTTTTTTGTGGCGATCTAGTTTCACCATTTATGTTCAAATTTTTGAGCGATTGGCCATGGCCAATTAAAATGGTTTTTGGTAATAATGAAGGGGATAAGTATGGTATTATCCGTCGTTTACAGCAATATGATCTACATAAAATAGAATATGCTCCAAAGGGAAATATTTTTAGCTTAGAAGAAGATGGTCAAAAAATTGCCGTTTTTCATGGTAATGGTGCAGAAATTACACAAGCTTTACTTACTTGCGGAGACTATGATTTAGTTTGTACTGGTCACGACCACGTGGCTAAAATTTCGCAAATTGGTAAAACCTTATGGGTCAATCCAGGAACAGTAGCTGGGGTTTCGGAAAACCCAGAAGTTACCAAGGGATCGGTGGCTATTTATGATACAAAAAGCCGACAAGCTGAAATAATATATTTGCTATGAAACCTTTCAACTTCAAACAACTCTCTTTTTTTGCGTACAACTTAGAAGCAGGTCGGTATTTGGAAAACTTCATGATTATGACCGTTTCTTCGGTTTTAGTGATTCGGGTCTTTTTATCAGTAACTAATTATGCCCGGCTTGGCAATACCCAACTTCATATTGCTCACATGCTATGGGGAGGATTATTTATGATGATTGCCTTGGTGTTTGCCATGGCTTTTTTAAACAAAGAAGCTAAGTATGTGGCTTCAATTGTAGGTGGAATTGGCTTTGGTTTTTTTATTGACGAATTGGGCAAGTTTATTACTGAGGATAATGACTATTTTTTTGAACCGACTTTTGCCATTATGTATGTTATTTTTGTGCTGATGTTTTTCGCCTTTAGAACTTTAGATAAAAAAATAAAACTTGATCAAAAAGATTATGCTATCAATGGCTTGGAGCTGGTTAAAGAAATTATTTTTTCAGATTTGGATCAAGATGAAAAAGCTAGAGCTTTAGCCTATTTTGCTAAAGCCAAGACAAATGACGAAGTCACTAAAAGCTTAAAACAACTAGTTCAATCAATTAAAGTGCAGCCTGTAGCTAAACGAAATATCCTTTCTCAAGCTAAATACTACCTCAAAAAAGCGTATCTTGATTCAGTAAAAAATAGACTTTCCGCTCGTTTACTAACAACAATTTTCATAATTGGTATGATGATTAGTATTGCCAAAATGTTGCTAACTGTTGACATTGCACATAGTACCTTTTGGGATTGGGGTACGATTATTTCTACGCTTATAGCGGGGATTTTAGTATTGATGGGAGTTTATTTATTGCAACGCAAAAAACGCCGTAAAGCCTATGAAAAATTCAAACAAAGTTTATTGGTTTTGATTTTACTGACCCAATTCTTTTCGTTTTATCATCATCAGCTAGTGGCAGTTTTATGGCTAATTGCTTATATCACAGTCTATGTTGGTTTACAGTATTTGATTGAGCAAGAAAAAGTAAAAATTAATTAACTAGACTGTGTATTTAAATTAGTTTATTCTTTATACATGGCTGACTTTAATAGTTTTAAAGATCTATCCTCAGCGTTTCAATTAAAATCAGCTTTGCTGGAAAGCGATAGGCGAAGTGCTTTTGGAGTTAGAGATGATTCACCTTTAGAAAAAACAAAAGTTGCAGCAGACTCTTTAGCTCAAAAAAGTGAGGAAAAAGAAGTAGCTGTTCCTATTGAAAAAAATACTACCCAGAATATAAAACAACCAACACATAAAACTATCTTCAAAAAGAAAAAACTATTTGTTGTTTTCATGGGAGTTTTTTTAGTTTTTGCTATAATCTATTTGAT contains the following coding sequences:
- a CDS encoding metallophosphoesterase, whose amino-acid sequence is MKIGIFSDTHDNVANLEKAHQIFNNHNIELALFCGDLVSPFMFKFLSDWPWPIKMVFGNNEGDKYGIIRRLQQYDLHKIEYAPKGNIFSLEEDGQKIAVFHGNGAEITQALLTCGDYDLVCTGHDHVAKISQIGKTLWVNPGTVAGVSENPEVTKGSVAIYDTKSRQAEIIYLL